One segment of Fibrobacter sp. UWB10 DNA contains the following:
- a CDS encoding tyrosine-protein phosphatase, which produces MIFFLAACGDDASSSTSAEGESSAVVDEESSSSSVTSSKKTSSSSVAKENSSETESSSSENVSSSSLVLSSSVDSSKYLLPEDSLYFSTTVVEDTLEIFTFGSVIFNIAADSFLTKFDYGDFVTVMIPGYDTIEVPVVASFSDVFPGEFFLYVSSGLNYIKLEARYGQMAEIVGFGRDITFPIDVTIRIQKRGGYIDHLKNLRSLSISYYVEAYPDLSIEDFANFRMVKTTGMGEGALYRSSNPLDPSIGRNKYADSLSRVAGVKTFLNLTDNEANAELYNGYAESYYASQNVVYLDVQPAFANSPFKIGLVKGLRYMIEHEGPYLVHCTYGMDRTGYTIAVLEALMGATAEEIKADYVKTHQNFFTVIKDYQVALTSTQVELIQAVIVRLMQNAYKVEGVDISDFENVDLAAATESYLLSLGLESSEIEALKNRLR; this is translated from the coding sequence GTGATTTTCTTTCTGGCCGCTTGTGGCGATGATGCCAGCAGTTCAACCTCTGCAGAGGGCGAAAGCAGCGCCGTTGTTGATGAAGAATCCAGTTCGTCGTCGGTAACATCGTCGAAAAAGACTTCTAGTTCCTCTGTTGCTAAAGAAAATTCTTCGGAAACAGAAAGTTCGTCTTCTGAAAATGTTTCCAGTTCTTCGCTTGTTTTGTCAAGTTCTGTAGATTCTTCAAAATATTTACTTCCAGAAGATTCTTTGTATTTTTCAACGACCGTTGTCGAAGATACGCTTGAAATATTTACCTTCGGAAGTGTCATTTTCAATATTGCGGCAGATTCATTCTTGACTAAGTTCGATTACGGTGATTTCGTGACAGTGATGATTCCGGGCTACGACACGATAGAGGTCCCTGTAGTTGCAAGTTTTAGCGATGTATTCCCGGGCGAATTCTTTTTGTATGTATCTTCGGGCTTAAATTACATCAAGCTTGAAGCGCGCTATGGTCAGATGGCTGAAATCGTTGGTTTTGGGCGTGATATAACATTCCCGATTGACGTTACCATTCGAATACAGAAAAGAGGTGGCTATATCGATCACCTGAAAAATTTGCGATCGCTTTCGATATCGTATTACGTAGAGGCTTATCCAGATTTATCCATCGAAGACTTTGCCAATTTCAGGATGGTGAAAACCACGGGAATGGGCGAGGGTGCTCTGTATCGTTCGTCGAATCCGCTGGACCCTTCGATTGGCCGTAATAAGTATGCCGATTCCTTGTCTCGGGTCGCGGGCGTCAAGACATTCTTGAATCTTACAGACAATGAGGCAAACGCCGAGTTGTACAATGGCTATGCGGAATCTTATTATGCATCGCAGAACGTGGTGTACCTAGATGTGCAACCCGCTTTTGCAAATTCGCCGTTCAAGATAGGGCTCGTCAAGGGGCTGCGCTATATGATTGAGCACGAAGGCCCGTACTTGGTGCATTGCACTTATGGCATGGACCGTACTGGCTATACAATTGCCGTGCTTGAGGCGTTGATGGGGGCGACTGCCGAAGAAATCAAGGCCGATTACGTGAAAACGCACCAGAATTTCTTCACCGTTATCAAAGACTATCAAGTAGCCTTGACGTCAACGCAAGTGGAACTGATTCAAGCGGTTATCGTGAGGTTGATGCAAAATGCATACAAGGTGGAAGGTGTCGATATTTCGGATTTCGAAAACGTAGACCTTGCCGCAGCAACAGAATCCTACCTGCTTTCGCTCGGTTTGGAAAGTTCGGAAATCGAAGCCCTTAAAAACCGGCTAAGATAA
- a CDS encoding DUF4832 domain-containing protein, producing the protein MAKLFSKCFGKIVLMTAAALFIACGDDGSSFGPEGGESCFPDTTKITYALNPFDGPLSNPHKGFTVPTGGAWTFVPEFEYGPYGSLNNRAWDLVSYGSGYQQWNKLNPAKGVYDWTELEKLLNALAEHNMTYALRVLPYTPSFIKSDFPPQEEYDWTPPFVYEMGAKKIQIDLRGTEYHAYAPVWDDSVYIWAAKEFAKALAEKYDGDPRIEYIDVRTFGEWGEWHTSHILGSEMPADSVLIDMLDYYASLFKKTQLVLPSNGFGDVYTHALELGITKRDDGFIGIPGRPDTLLRAYNANLPTIAENIAGYKTMLTYDDLIPGGNQKWTPQRWVNAITTAHLTYYVLDQDNDCGYYFYKDNKALADSMSKVIGYNFTVTQAELLTVASAKDTTSTLNITVKNTGVAPCFFDVYMVAEFVDSTGKALTQIGETVRIPKATFKDGASKDFSFKATGVANIVTQPGVSVALSLNESEDAFKSGKNPTVRFDNDGLQENNKLLLQSR; encoded by the coding sequence ATGGCGAAGCTTTTTAGCAAATGCTTTGGGAAGATTGTTCTGATGACTGCGGCAGCGCTGTTTATCGCCTGTGGCGATGACGGGAGTAGCTTCGGCCCCGAGGGTGGCGAAAGCTGTTTCCCCGACACCACCAAAATCACCTACGCGCTCAATCCCTTCGACGGCCCGCTTTCTAACCCGCACAAGGGTTTCACGGTGCCGACGGGTGGCGCGTGGACGTTTGTTCCGGAATTTGAATACGGCCCTTACGGTTCCTTGAACAACAGGGCGTGGGACTTGGTCTCGTACGGTTCCGGTTACCAGCAGTGGAACAAGTTGAACCCGGCTAAGGGCGTTTACGACTGGACGGAACTGGAAAAACTGCTGAACGCACTTGCCGAGCACAACATGACTTACGCCTTGCGCGTGCTGCCGTACACGCCTTCGTTTATCAAGAGCGATTTTCCGCCGCAAGAAGAATACGACTGGACTCCGCCCTTTGTCTATGAGATGGGCGCGAAGAAAATCCAGATTGACTTGCGCGGGACGGAATACCATGCGTACGCTCCGGTCTGGGATGATTCCGTCTATATTTGGGCGGCAAAGGAGTTTGCAAAAGCTCTGGCCGAAAAATACGATGGCGATCCGCGCATAGAATACATTGACGTCCGCACTTTTGGCGAATGGGGCGAATGGCACACGTCTCACATTTTAGGGAGCGAAATGCCTGCCGATTCGGTGTTGATTGACATGCTGGACTATTATGCATCCCTGTTTAAGAAAACCCAGCTGGTTCTGCCATCTAACGGTTTTGGCGATGTTTATACGCATGCGCTTGAACTCGGCATTACCAAGCGAGATGACGGGTTCATTGGCATTCCCGGTAGGCCGGATACTTTGTTGCGGGCGTACAATGCGAATCTACCGACTATTGCCGAAAATATAGCCGGTTACAAGACGATGCTTACTTACGACGATCTGATTCCCGGGGGTAACCAGAAGTGGACTCCGCAGCGCTGGGTGAATGCGATTACTACGGCGCACCTGACCTACTATGTTCTTGATCAGGACAACGATTGTGGTTACTATTTCTACAAGGACAACAAAGCTCTTGCCGATTCCATGAGCAAGGTCATCGGCTACAATTTTACGGTGACACAGGCGGAACTTTTGACCGTCGCAAGCGCCAAAGATACTACAAGCACATTGAACATTACCGTCAAGAATACTGGCGTAGCACCCTGCTTCTTCGATGTCTACATGGTGGCGGAATTCGTGGATTCTACGGGTAAGGCTCTTACGCAAATTGGCGAGACGGTCCGCATTCCCAAGGCGACTTTCAAGGACGGCGCATCAAAGGATTTCTCCTTTAAGGCAACTGGTGTGGCGAATATCGTGACGCAGCCGGGCGTTTCCGTGGCGCTATCCCTCAACGAAAGCGAAGATGCCTTCAAGAGTGGCAAAAATCCGACCGTCCGTTTCGACAACGACGGCCTTCAGGAAAATAATAAACTACTATTGCAATCCCGATAA
- a CDS encoding HAD-IA family hydrolase: MLQKKSLIVFDLDGTLFNTLGDLAVAVNFALRHFGLPEHEEQRVRTFIGNGSMKLIERSMGEAALPENMARSGVTIEMVHKVYSDFYWEHCTERTLPNPGIVEFLNNSKARVAMLTNKPLRPSEKILNHFGLRDRFEFILCGDTTPERKPSPAGLLKILEMAGVSREEAVMVGDDQPDILAARNAGVDCITLLCGFGKPVNLLPLKPENTVESYAEMCAVLNACT, from the coding sequence ATGCTCCAAAAGAAATCCCTCATTGTTTTTGACTTGGACGGGACTCTGTTCAATACGCTTGGTGATCTTGCCGTGGCGGTGAATTTTGCGCTGCGCCATTTTGGGCTCCCGGAACACGAAGAACAGCGCGTGCGAACCTTTATCGGAAACGGTTCCATGAAGCTTATCGAGCGTAGTATGGGGGAGGCCGCGCTCCCTGAAAATATGGCTCGCTCCGGTGTGACCATCGAAATGGTTCACAAGGTCTATTCGGATTTTTATTGGGAACATTGCACCGAACGCACGCTTCCGAATCCGGGAATCGTTGAATTTTTGAACAATTCCAAAGCCCGCGTGGCAATGCTCACGAACAAGCCGCTTCGCCCTAGCGAAAAAATCCTGAATCACTTTGGACTTCGCGACCGTTTTGAATTTATTCTTTGCGGCGATACCACGCCCGAACGTAAGCCGAGCCCCGCTGGCTTGCTCAAGATTCTTGAAATGGCGGGCGTTTCTCGTGAAGAGGCGGTAATGGTGGGCGATGACCAGCCGGACATTCTTGCAGCCCGTAATGCCGGGGTCGATTGCATTACGCTCCTTTGTGGCTTTGGAAAACCTGTGAATTTACTCCCGCTAAAGCCCGAAAATACGGTTGAAAGCTATGCTGAAATGTGTGCCGTCCTGAACGCATGCACATAA
- a CDS encoding diguanylate cyclase, translating to MPIHTISGFSRSIVFKVLIVLIVSMSLVVTGSNFIFTSKQTNLMLEWSFNNNESMLTQIGNMASSEMKQFGDRLTLLAKTSEIQSLDPTTATSYLKSYSVSSLFISGETVTLYDRAFEFICDNSMVGIPTESPYPIDFSRITQHRPYMTPWFREAKDAPPKRLFGISIMNRSSSSGFLLASFSLRRLWTNFPNYKIGKNGFLVAINGQGEILYHPDLKRWLTDTHKITELGFADIDPRNYVIKKAHFQELSDKKQYLVNYFFDTNTDFGIFAFQPKNEIDDLISSAIQASIAILFVAILIILIVAAWMFYTLGLPLNRMTRHIRQISDGNLDVDEIHVGNRKDELGQLSNAFNSMHDTIKRQIKELNAHRDILEQEVKERTKDLEEVNKKLELISKTDELTGLPNRREMNETIANEMGRSARTHKPFCFIFIDIDHFKNINDTYGHACGDIILKSVAQTIRGLLRKYDVFARYGGEEFLTLLPETDLEGARVVAERFRRQIERMTVRYADFTIKITITLGVAKFDDRLGADRSIQMADKALYQGKEGGRNRVIVWKPEWVTEADYEAAAIELAALKKNAEVPKGQNFELSIDYLDDEPKKGNGTINDVVVDEGSTESEDKQG from the coding sequence ATGCCGATTCACACTATATCAGGTTTCTCGCGAAGCATCGTCTTCAAGGTGCTTATCGTTTTGATTGTATCCATGTCCCTTGTGGTCACGGGTAGTAATTTCATCTTTACGTCTAAGCAGACAAACCTGATGCTAGAGTGGAGCTTCAACAACAACGAGTCCATGCTCACTCAGATTGGCAACATGGCCTCTAGCGAAATGAAGCAGTTCGGCGACCGACTGACACTTTTGGCAAAGACTTCGGAAATTCAAAGTCTGGATCCGACGACCGCTACAAGCTACCTTAAAAGCTATAGCGTCTCGTCGCTATTCATTTCGGGCGAAACCGTTACCTTATACGACCGAGCCTTTGAATTCATCTGCGACAATTCCATGGTCGGCATTCCGACAGAAAGTCCATACCCCATTGACTTTTCGCGCATTACTCAGCACCGTCCGTACATGACCCCTTGGTTCAGGGAAGCAAAAGACGCTCCTCCCAAGCGCCTGTTCGGCATTAGCATTATGAACCGCTCCAGTTCTTCCGGTTTCTTGCTCGCTAGTTTTTCGCTTCGCCGTCTTTGGACGAACTTCCCGAACTATAAAATCGGTAAGAACGGATTCCTAGTCGCCATCAATGGTCAGGGCGAAATTCTTTACCACCCCGACTTGAAGCGCTGGCTGACAGACACGCACAAGATTACGGAACTCGGTTTTGCTGACATCGACCCCCGAAACTACGTGATCAAGAAAGCTCATTTCCAGGAACTGAGCGACAAGAAGCAATACCTGGTCAACTATTTCTTTGACACCAATACGGACTTTGGCATTTTTGCTTTCCAACCGAAAAATGAAATCGACGATTTGATTTCTTCGGCTATTCAGGCTAGCATCGCAATTCTGTTTGTGGCAATCCTGATTATATTGATTGTCGCCGCATGGATGTTCTATACACTTGGTCTACCGCTGAACCGCATGACAAGACACATTCGCCAGATTAGCGATGGAAACCTCGACGTCGATGAAATTCATGTGGGCAACCGTAAAGACGAACTGGGCCAGTTGAGCAATGCATTCAATTCTATGCACGATACCATTAAGCGCCAGATTAAAGAACTGAACGCCCATAGGGATATCTTGGAACAGGAAGTCAAGGAACGAACCAAGGATTTAGAAGAAGTCAACAAGAAGCTGGAACTGATTTCGAAGACCGACGAACTGACCGGGCTTCCCAACCGCCGCGAAATGAACGAAACCATCGCAAACGAAATGGGACGTTCCGCTCGCACGCACAAGCCGTTCTGCTTTATCTTTATCGACATCGACCACTTCAAGAATATCAACGACACCTACGGCCATGCTTGCGGTGACATCATCTTGAAATCAGTGGCTCAGACGATTCGCGGCCTGCTGCGCAAGTACGATGTCTTTGCCCGCTACGGCGGCGAAGAATTCTTGACACTGTTGCCGGAAACAGACCTCGAAGGCGCAAGAGTGGTTGCCGAACGCTTCCGCAGACAAATCGAACGAATGACTGTACGTTATGCGGACTTCACCATCAAGATTACAATCACTCTTGGTGTCGCAAAATTCGATGACCGCCTCGGCGCAGACCGCAGTATCCAGATGGCAGACAAGGCCCTTTACCAAGGTAAGGAAGGTGGCCGTAACCGCGTGATCGTGTGGAAGCCTGAATGGGTAACCGAAGCCGACTACGAGGCTGCCGCCATTGAACTTGCCGCTCTGAAAAAGAACGCAGAAGTTCCTAAGGGTCAAAATTTTGAACTAAGCATCGACTACCTCGACGACGAGCCGAAAAAAGGCAACGGCACGATCAACGACGTGGTAGTAGACGAAGGGTCCACCGAAAGCGAAGACAAGCAAGGGTAA